A single window of Vigna radiata var. radiata cultivar VC1973A chromosome 4, Vradiata_ver6, whole genome shotgun sequence DNA harbors:
- the LOC106759185 gene encoding SKP1-like protein 21 isoform X4 yields MSEIDMAVIKPEMMKPYIWLETSDGSIQQVEQEIAMYCPLICKEIIQKGMGSSKNCAICLPQRVSPATLSLILDYCRFHQVPGRSNKERKSYDEKFVRMDTKRLCELTSAADSLQLKPLVDLTSRALARIIEGKSPEEIREIFHLPDDLTEEEKLEPLKNTTDDPRIRLLNRLYAKKRKELKERERLKSVEVEEEHIDKRSVDDLLSFINGNDEDQKGIKTSKNKKKNRRKKEQHQKNSSLKEASGVNKKEVNGQNIRHPDSEADIIAETSISHTEDVFPHKEFDDGDIDDGIDPALKEKIDSFRY; encoded by the exons ATGTCGGAAATTGACATGGCGGTTATTAAACCAGAG aTGATGAAGCCTTATATCTGGCTTGAGACATCAGATGGTTCAATCCAGCAAGTGGAACAAGAAATTGCAATGTATTGCCCTTTAATTTGTAAAGAAATAATACAAAAAGGGATGGGATCTTCCAAGAATTGTGCAATATGTCTTCCTCAACGAGTCAGTCCTGCAACATTGAGCTTAATTCTTGATTATTGTCGTTTTCATCAAGTACCAGGTCGCTCAAACAAG GAAAGGAAGTCTTATGATGAAAAGTTTGTTAGGATGGACACAAAGCGGCTGTGTGAGTTGACATCTGCTGCAGACAGCCTTCAGTTGAAGCCATTGGTTGATCTTACAAGTCGTGCACTTGCCCGGATAATTGAAGGAAAATCTCCAGAGGAGATACGTGAAATATTTCATCTGCCTGATGATCTAACTGAG GAAGAGAAGTTGGAGCCCTTGAAAAACACAACTGATGACCCAAGGATCAGGCTTTTGAATAGATTGTATGCCAAGAAGAGGAAAGAACTAAAAGAGCGCGAGAGGTTGAAG AGtgttgaagttgaagaagagCATATAGATAAACGTTCCGTTGATGATCTCTTGTCTTTTATTAATGGAAATGATGAag ATCAAAAGGGCATTAAAACTtctaagaataaaaagaaaaatagaaggaaaaaaGAGCAACATCAGAAGAACTCTTCTCTGAAGGAAGCTTCTGGAGTGAATAAGAAG GAAGTAAATGGTCAAAACATCAGACATCCAGATTCTGAAGCTGATATAATTGCTGAGACTTCAATTTCACATACAGAAGATGTTTTTCCTCATAAGGAGTTTGATGATGGAGATATAGATGATGGGATTGATCCTGCACTGAAGGAAAAAATTGACAG TTTCAGATATTAA
- the LOC106759185 gene encoding SKP1-like protein 21 isoform X5 translates to MSEIDMAVIKPEMMKPYIWLETSDGSIQQVEQEIAMYCPLICKEIIQKGMGSSKNCAICLPQRVSPATLSLILDYCRFHQVPGRSNKERKSYDEKFVRMDTKRLCELTSAADSLQLKPLVDLTSRALARIIEGKSPEEIREIFHLPDDLTEEEKLEPLKNTTDDPRIRLLNRLYAKKRKELKERERLKSVEVEEEHIDKRSVDDLLSFINGNDEDQKGIKTSKNKKKNRRKKEQHQKNSSLKEASGVNKKEVNGQNIRHPDSEADIIAETSISHTEDVFPHKEFDDGDIDDGIDPALKEKIDRY, encoded by the exons ATGTCGGAAATTGACATGGCGGTTATTAAACCAGAG aTGATGAAGCCTTATATCTGGCTTGAGACATCAGATGGTTCAATCCAGCAAGTGGAACAAGAAATTGCAATGTATTGCCCTTTAATTTGTAAAGAAATAATACAAAAAGGGATGGGATCTTCCAAGAATTGTGCAATATGTCTTCCTCAACGAGTCAGTCCTGCAACATTGAGCTTAATTCTTGATTATTGTCGTTTTCATCAAGTACCAGGTCGCTCAAACAAG GAAAGGAAGTCTTATGATGAAAAGTTTGTTAGGATGGACACAAAGCGGCTGTGTGAGTTGACATCTGCTGCAGACAGCCTTCAGTTGAAGCCATTGGTTGATCTTACAAGTCGTGCACTTGCCCGGATAATTGAAGGAAAATCTCCAGAGGAGATACGTGAAATATTTCATCTGCCTGATGATCTAACTGAG GAAGAGAAGTTGGAGCCCTTGAAAAACACAACTGATGACCCAAGGATCAGGCTTTTGAATAGATTGTATGCCAAGAAGAGGAAAGAACTAAAAGAGCGCGAGAGGTTGAAG AGtgttgaagttgaagaagagCATATAGATAAACGTTCCGTTGATGATCTCTTGTCTTTTATTAATGGAAATGATGAag ATCAAAAGGGCATTAAAACTtctaagaataaaaagaaaaatagaaggaaaaaaGAGCAACATCAGAAGAACTCTTCTCTGAAGGAAGCTTCTGGAGTGAATAAGAAG GAAGTAAATGGTCAAAACATCAGACATCCAGATTCTGAAGCTGATATAATTGCTGAGACTTCAATTTCACATACAGAAGATGTTTTTCCTCATAAGGAGTTTGATGATGGAGATATAGATGATGGGATTGATCCTGCACTGAAGGAAAAAATTGACAG ATATTAA